In a genomic window of Roseiflexus castenholzii DSM 13941:
- a CDS encoding Uma2 family endonuclease encodes MTVSDLRDTLPVVAVATPMIGPPQGRWTYADYAALPEDGNRYEIIAGVLYMMLAPEIEHQMTSNRMATFLTIHIQFTGLGAVLTVPTDVELALDTVVQPDIVVVLSANLGIITRSRIIGAPDLVVEILSPGTAGYDRREKQDAYARAGVHDYWVVDPAAQTVEVLTLDRSAYRSRGVFRGQARLPSQTAPLPIPVERFFQE; translated from the coding sequence ATGACTGTATCAGACCTCCGCGACACTCTTCCCGTCGTTGCCGTCGCCACACCGATGATCGGACCACCGCAGGGTCGCTGGACATACGCCGACTATGCGGCGCTGCCGGAAGACGGAAACCGCTACGAGATCATTGCGGGAGTGCTCTACATGATGCTGGCGCCAGAAATTGAACATCAGATGACCAGCAATCGTATGGCAACATTTCTGACGATCCACATCCAATTTACCGGTCTTGGCGCGGTTCTGACTGTGCCCACTGATGTCGAACTGGCGCTCGACACTGTGGTTCAGCCCGATATTGTCGTTGTTCTGAGCGCCAATCTCGGCATTATCACCCGTAGTCGCATCATTGGCGCGCCCGATCTGGTTGTGGAAATCCTCTCCCCCGGCACAGCGGGGTATGATCGGCGCGAGAAGCAGGATGCGTATGCGCGCGCTGGCGTGCATGACTATTGGGTTGTTGATCCGGCGGCGCAGACTGTGGAGGTGCTTACTCTGGATCGGAGCGCCTACCGCTCGCGCGGCGTCTTTCGCGGGCAGGCGCGCTTACCGTCGCAGACGGCGCCGTTGCCGATTCCGGTCGAGCGGTTCTTTCAGGAGTGA
- a CDS encoding alpha/beta fold hydrolase, producing the protein MSAIHIDNRLVHYEVVGRRGAPVIFLHSWLGSWRYWLPTMEHASERYRTFAIDFWGFGESDRRDGAFSIAEYVDLVICFMNQLGIARASLVGHGLGGMVALRTASQYPDRVSRLMIVSAPIQGSQIQNYVRPGALSRLFGRTAPSNIWTRLMRQLNVDYPQILNEIIEDTDSLSETVVQRVIESVVATDLREDLERLETPLLAVFGEKDAIVSSDQARFLHDDHASMQQVIKLPRSNHFPFLDQPNVFNRLLMDFQASNGTQVEIKTEWRRRVSQLEYI; encoded by the coding sequence ATGAGCGCGATTCATATCGACAATCGATTGGTACACTATGAGGTTGTCGGTCGCCGTGGCGCGCCGGTGATCTTTCTGCACAGCTGGCTTGGTTCATGGCGCTACTGGTTGCCGACGATGGAACACGCCTCCGAACGGTATCGCACCTTCGCTATCGATTTTTGGGGGTTTGGCGAGTCGGATCGACGCGATGGCGCGTTTTCAATTGCTGAGTACGTCGATCTGGTCATCTGCTTTATGAACCAGCTCGGTATTGCCAGAGCCAGTCTTGTAGGGCATGGCCTTGGTGGAATGGTTGCGCTCCGCACCGCAAGTCAGTATCCAGACCGGGTGTCGCGCCTCATGATCGTCAGTGCTCCAATTCAGGGATCGCAGATCCAGAACTACGTTCGACCTGGCGCGCTGTCGCGTCTCTTCGGTCGCACCGCTCCCAGCAACATCTGGACGCGCCTGATGCGTCAACTCAATGTCGATTATCCGCAAATTCTGAATGAAATTATCGAAGATACCGACAGCCTCTCCGAAACGGTGGTGCAGCGCGTGATCGAGTCGGTCGTTGCGACCGATCTGCGTGAGGACCTCGAACGCCTCGAAACGCCGTTGCTGGCGGTTTTTGGCGAAAAAGACGCCATTGTGTCGTCTGATCAGGCGCGCTTCCTGCACGATGACCACGCCTCGATGCAACAGGTGATCAAACTGCCGCGTTCGAATCACTTCCCCTTCCTTGACCAACCGAATGTCTTCAACCGTCTGCTGATGGATTTTCAGGCGAGCAATGGCACGCAAGTGGAGATCAAGACCGAATGGCGACGGCGGGTGAGTCAGTTGGAGTATATCTGA
- a CDS encoding galactitol-1-phosphate 5-dehydrogenase, which translates to MQSKTMAALVWLGPRKMELRHEPVPTPGPGEVLVAVAAVGICGSELSGYLGQNSLRRPPLIMGHEAAGRIAFDYDTPLSDGSPARAGARVTFNPLLTCGVCDLCRAGRSNLCRNRQLISAHRPGAFAEYVSVPARLCVPLPDHVSLTLGSLTEPLACSVRAVAHAGAPRRLVILGAGPIGLLCLVAARAAGIESILVSDVSDRRLAVARAWGATATVNARGHVLAAVQEFAPGGADAAIDAVGLTVTREQAVRAVIPGGRVVFIGLHEEESMVAANYIVRQEITVTGSFTYSDADFTRALDLLATGWVTLDDDWLEERPLAAGPAAFEELLAGTTRAAKIVLQMRE; encoded by the coding sequence ATGCAATCCAAAACAATGGCCGCGCTGGTTTGGTTGGGACCGCGCAAGATGGAGTTGCGGCATGAACCTGTGCCGACGCCGGGACCGGGCGAGGTGCTGGTCGCAGTTGCAGCGGTCGGAATCTGTGGGTCGGAACTGAGTGGTTATCTGGGGCAGAACAGTCTGCGCCGACCGCCGCTGATTATGGGGCACGAGGCGGCAGGACGGATCGCCTTCGACTACGACACGCCGCTGAGCGATGGCTCGCCGGCGCGGGCAGGCGCACGGGTCACGTTCAATCCATTGCTGACGTGCGGTGTGTGCGATCTCTGCCGGGCAGGGCGAAGCAATCTGTGCCGCAACCGGCAGTTGATCAGCGCTCACCGTCCGGGTGCATTTGCTGAGTATGTGTCTGTTCCTGCTCGTCTGTGCGTCCCTCTGCCGGATCATGTGTCGCTGACCCTGGGTTCGCTCACCGAACCGCTGGCGTGTAGCGTGCGCGCCGTGGCACATGCCGGAGCGCCGCGACGCCTCGTCATACTCGGCGCCGGGCCAATTGGGTTGCTCTGCCTGGTTGCGGCGCGCGCTGCCGGCATCGAGTCCATCCTGGTGAGCGATGTGTCCGACCGCCGCCTGGCGGTTGCGCGCGCCTGGGGCGCAACCGCAACCGTTAATGCCCGTGGTCATGTTCTGGCGGCGGTGCAGGAATTTGCGCCGGGCGGCGCTGATGCTGCCATTGACGCTGTGGGGTTGACGGTGACGCGCGAGCAGGCGGTGCGCGCCGTCATTCCCGGTGGGCGCGTCGTCTTCATCGGATTGCACGAAGAAGAGTCGATGGTTGCTGCCAATTATATCGTGCGCCAGGAAATCACCGTGACCGGCAGTTTCACCTACAGCGACGCCGACTTCACGCGGGCGCTCGACCTGCTGGCGACCGGTTGGGTGACGCTCGACGATGACTGGCTCGAAGAGCGACCATTAGCGGCGGGACCGGCGGCATTCGAGGAGTTGCTGGCGGGAACGACGCGCGCGGCGAAGATTGTCCTGCAGATGAGAGAATAA
- a CDS encoding DUF3536 domain-containing protein: protein MDRYICIHGHFYQPPRENPWLETIAPQHSAHPYHDWNERIAAECYTPNTASRILDGDGRIVHVVNNYARISFNFGPTLLAWLEKHVPATYHAIIESDRQSRSLFSGHGSAIAQAYNHMIMPLANKRDKRTQVIWGIRDFERRFGRMPEGMWLPETAVDIETLETLAECGIHFTILSPYQARAVRKIGATTWQDVGGGKIDPTMPYLQRLPSGRSIALFFYDGPIARAVAFEGLLYNGGNFAHRLLGGFNGRAGPQLVHIATDGETYGHHHPRGDMALAYALYYLERERMARLTNYSEFLAIHPPTHEVQIAERTSWSCFHGIERWRSDCGCSNGGREGWKQTWRAPLRAALDWLRDTLAARFEALAERLLLDPWAARDDYIQVVLDRSPESINTFLAEHATRELSAEEQVEVLHLLEIQRQAMLMYTSCGWFFADISGLETVQVLQYAARAIQLARTLDGEDLEPEFLRRLAEAPSNLPQFVNGRGVYEQLVLPHIVDLRQVAAHYAATSLFNVQSEPGKVYCYTVEQRRHRVMEAGHAKLALGVARVTSTITLESAELRYGVLHLGDQNLIGGVRTEDGAASYADLLHTISPAFERADLSGVVQALTNHFGRLDYSLKSVFYDEQRAIVQAILTPALEETAAAYQRLYDRHTPLISFLTNQGIPLPPEVARAAEYAMSMAVYRALTTDPPDFDRSRSLIDAARRAGVSLAREPLIGELRRLVEQVTARLLTDPESSALLDRLLNLARLVRALPFEIDLWRAQNDLFAIRATHYAALAARALTGDQRARLWTDRFATAAMLLGISMSGHGK, encoded by the coding sequence TTGGATCGCTATATCTGCATTCACGGGCATTTCTATCAACCGCCAAGAGAAAATCCGTGGCTCGAAACCATCGCGCCGCAGCACTCCGCCCATCCGTACCACGACTGGAATGAGCGCATCGCTGCCGAATGCTACACCCCCAACACGGCGTCGCGCATTCTGGATGGCGACGGTCGCATTGTTCACGTGGTCAATAACTACGCGCGCATCAGTTTCAATTTTGGTCCGACCCTGCTCGCCTGGCTCGAGAAGCACGTTCCTGCCACCTATCATGCCATCATCGAATCCGACCGGCAGAGTCGGTCGCTCTTCTCAGGGCACGGATCGGCGATTGCTCAGGCGTATAACCATATGATCATGCCGCTTGCCAACAAACGCGACAAGCGCACGCAGGTCATCTGGGGCATCCGCGATTTCGAGCGGCGCTTTGGACGCATGCCGGAGGGGATGTGGCTGCCGGAAACCGCTGTTGATATCGAAACCCTGGAAACGCTGGCGGAGTGCGGCATCCACTTCACCATCCTGTCGCCCTATCAGGCGCGCGCAGTGCGGAAGATCGGCGCAACCACATGGCAGGATGTCGGCGGCGGCAAAATCGATCCGACCATGCCCTATCTGCAACGACTCCCTTCAGGGCGCTCGATTGCCCTTTTTTTCTATGACGGTCCGATCGCGCGCGCCGTCGCATTCGAAGGTTTGCTCTACAACGGCGGCAACTTTGCCCATCGCCTGCTCGGTGGATTCAACGGACGAGCAGGACCGCAACTGGTGCATATCGCCACCGATGGCGAAACCTACGGGCATCACCACCCGCGCGGCGACATGGCGCTCGCCTATGCGCTCTACTACCTGGAGCGCGAACGGATGGCGCGTCTGACGAACTACTCTGAGTTCCTCGCCATTCACCCGCCGACGCACGAGGTGCAGATCGCCGAACGCACCTCGTGGAGCTGTTTCCATGGCATCGAGCGCTGGCGCAGCGACTGCGGATGCAGCAATGGCGGGCGCGAGGGATGGAAACAAACCTGGCGCGCCCCCCTGCGCGCTGCGCTCGACTGGCTGCGCGACACCCTGGCGGCGCGGTTCGAGGCGCTTGCCGAGCGACTGCTCCTCGATCCGTGGGCAGCGCGCGACGACTACATCCAGGTGGTGCTCGACCGGTCACCGGAGTCGATCAACACCTTCCTCGCCGAACATGCCACGCGCGAACTGAGCGCTGAAGAGCAGGTTGAAGTGTTGCACCTGCTCGAAATCCAGCGCCAGGCGATGCTGATGTACACCAGTTGCGGCTGGTTCTTCGCCGACATTTCAGGGCTGGAAACCGTTCAGGTGCTGCAATATGCAGCGCGCGCGATTCAACTGGCGCGCACGCTCGACGGCGAGGACCTGGAACCGGAGTTCTTGCGGCGGCTGGCGGAAGCGCCGAGCAATCTCCCGCAGTTCGTCAACGGTCGTGGCGTCTATGAGCAACTGGTGCTACCGCACATCGTCGATCTGCGCCAGGTCGCGGCGCATTATGCCGCCACATCGCTCTTCAATGTGCAGAGCGAACCGGGGAAAGTGTACTGCTACACCGTCGAGCAACGCCGGCATCGAGTGATGGAAGCCGGTCATGCGAAACTGGCGTTGGGCGTGGCGCGGGTGACTTCGACCATTACGCTTGAGTCGGCGGAACTGCGCTATGGGGTTTTGCACCTGGGAGACCAGAACCTGATCGGCGGGGTGCGCACCGAAGATGGCGCAGCCAGTTATGCCGATCTGCTCCACACGATTTCGCCCGCCTTCGAGCGTGCCGATCTGTCCGGGGTCGTCCAGGCGCTGACCAATCACTTTGGTCGGCTCGATTACTCGCTCAAGTCGGTTTTTTACGATGAGCAGCGCGCGATTGTCCAGGCGATTCTGACGCCGGCGCTCGAAGAGACCGCTGCTGCCTATCAGCGCCTCTACGACCGGCATACGCCGCTCATTTCGTTCCTGACGAACCAGGGCATCCCGTTGCCGCCGGAAGTCGCCAGGGCTGCGGAGTATGCCATGAGCATGGCGGTCTATCGTGCGCTGACGACGGATCCGCCGGATTTCGACCGGTCGCGGTCGCTGATCGACGCAGCGCGCCGGGCAGGCGTCTCACTGGCGCGCGAGCCGTTGATCGGCGAACTGCGCCGCTTGGTCGAACAGGTTACCGCGCGGCTTCTGACCGATCCTGAATCATCGGCGCTCCTCGACCGCCTGTTGAACCTGGCTCGGTTGGTGCGCGCGCTGCCCTTCGAGATTGATCTCTGGCGCGCCCAGAACGACCTCTTCGCCATTCGCGCAACTCACTACGCTGCCCTGGCAGCGCGCGCGCTCACCGGCGATCAACGCGCGCGCCTCTGGACCGACCGCTTCGCAACGGCGGCGATGCTGCTCGGCATCAGTATGAGCGGGCATGGAAAGTGA
- a CDS encoding class I SAM-dependent methyltransferase: MRWREEQAFFDRLADSWDAMERPETLARLTDIITGLGLSSGARVLDVGCGTGVLFALLRSCIGDKGLLIGLDVSRRMLDYAVARGDADLCIQADAENPPLCDRMFDWIICNAVLPHFTDKAATLRALCRCLAPHGTLVICHANSREMINAIHRRAGGAVADDRLPDPATLTTLLLQSGLSPVHTLDGIDRYVMIARPMIAR; this comes from the coding sequence ATGAGATGGCGTGAAGAGCAGGCTTTTTTCGACCGGCTGGCCGATTCCTGGGATGCCATGGAGCGTCCTGAAACCCTGGCGCGACTGACTGACATCATTACCGGGCTGGGTCTTTCCTCTGGCGCGCGGGTGCTCGATGTCGGCTGTGGCACGGGAGTGCTGTTTGCACTCCTTCGATCATGCATTGGCGATAAGGGGTTGCTGATAGGGCTGGATGTCTCCAGGCGCATGCTGGACTACGCCGTCGCCAGAGGTGATGCGGATTTGTGCATACAGGCGGACGCCGAAAACCCGCCGCTGTGTGATCGGATGTTCGACTGGATCATCTGTAATGCGGTCTTACCACACTTCACCGACAAGGCGGCGACCTTACGCGCGCTGTGTCGTTGCCTGGCGCCGCACGGTACACTGGTCATCTGCCATGCGAACAGCCGCGAGATGATCAATGCAATTCACCGGCGAGCAGGTGGCGCAGTGGCTGATGATCGCCTGCCCGATCCTGCAACCCTGACGACGCTTCTGCTTCAGTCCGGGTTGTCTCCGGTGCATACTCTGGATGGCATTGATCGCTACGTGATGATTGCCCGTCCGATGATTGCGAGATAG
- a CDS encoding (Fe-S)-binding protein, with protein sequence MTVQPHRRAVLFVTCIVDQVHPNIGLAAAELLERQGVEVVVPRGLTCCGQMAFNAGFRDDAYAVAGRTIEILRNQGDVVLPSGSCGAMIRHLYHELFHGTRHEAAAKELAQRTYELSEYLVDVLGVTDVGARYDGVIAVHDACHGLRYMGLGRQARILLDHVAGARIVSLPGSDECCGFGGLFAVKQHQISEAMLQRKLAHIAECGCDLVVTGDSSCMTQIAGGLSRSKSRVRACHLAEVLANRVGLGG encoded by the coding sequence ATGACCGTGCAACCGCACCGGCGCGCTGTACTCTTTGTGACGTGCATTGTCGATCAAGTCCATCCCAATATCGGGTTGGCCGCCGCAGAATTGCTCGAACGGCAGGGGGTCGAGGTCGTTGTTCCACGCGGGCTGACGTGCTGTGGGCAGATGGCGTTCAATGCCGGGTTCCGTGATGATGCCTATGCGGTCGCAGGGCGGACTATCGAAATCCTGCGCAACCAGGGAGATGTCGTGCTTCCGTCCGGTTCGTGTGGTGCGATGATCCGCCATCTGTACCACGAACTGTTCCACGGCACACGCCACGAGGCCGCCGCGAAAGAACTGGCGCAACGCACGTATGAACTGAGTGAATACCTGGTCGATGTGCTCGGTGTCACCGATGTTGGTGCGCGCTACGATGGGGTCATAGCAGTTCACGACGCCTGTCATGGTCTGCGCTACATGGGTTTGGGGCGGCAGGCGCGCATCCTGCTCGACCATGTCGCTGGCGCGCGCATTGTGTCATTGCCGGGCAGCGATGAGTGCTGCGGTTTTGGTGGTCTGTTTGCCGTTAAGCAGCATCAGATTTCTGAAGCGATGTTACAGCGCAAACTGGCGCATATCGCCGAATGCGGCTGCGACCTGGTAGTGACCGGCGATTCGAGTTGCATGACGCAGATCGCCGGTGGTCTCAGTCGGTCGAAGTCGCGGGTGCGGGCATGCCATCTCGCCGAGGTGCTGGCGAACAGGGTTGGGTTGGGGGGGTAG
- a CDS encoding YwiC-like family protein, whose protein sequence is MAETSPGSVRLRPIALPVEHGGWGFLGAPIILGLWVAPSVAGVWLSLAALGVFLTRQPLKLALGDRQRGKRYPRTAWAERFVALYSVSALLAFLAAWLTTTHPFWLPLLLAAPLALVQFRYDLLKQSRSLLAEICGANALASLASALALCGGWHIVPALLLWLLLALKATAAIIYVRARIRLARTIPTARASVYLAHAIALAAVAGLAAIGLVPWLATIAFGVLLGRAVIGLLPHSLATPTAIVGVQELGFSLLTVAAIAGGFMIGW, encoded by the coding sequence ATGGCAGAAACATCTCCTGGTTCGGTGCGTCTGCGCCCGATTGCGCTCCCCGTCGAACATGGCGGCTGGGGGTTTCTTGGCGCGCCGATCATTCTTGGGCTATGGGTGGCGCCGTCAGTTGCCGGCGTCTGGCTCAGCCTGGCGGCACTGGGAGTCTTTTTGACGCGCCAGCCGCTCAAACTTGCGCTCGGTGATCGGCAGCGCGGCAAACGCTACCCGCGCACCGCGTGGGCGGAGCGGTTCGTCGCGTTGTACAGCGTCAGTGCGCTGCTGGCGTTCCTCGCTGCCTGGCTGACAACGACGCATCCGTTCTGGCTGCCGCTGCTGCTGGCGGCGCCGCTCGCGCTTGTTCAGTTTCGCTACGATTTGCTCAAACAGAGCCGTTCGTTGCTGGCGGAAATCTGTGGCGCGAATGCGCTTGCTTCGCTGGCATCGGCGCTGGCATTGTGCGGTGGATGGCACATCGTTCCGGCACTGCTTCTCTGGCTTCTGCTGGCGCTCAAAGCGACCGCCGCGATCATCTATGTGCGCGCCCGCATCCGCCTGGCGCGCACTATCCCCACTGCGCGCGCGTCGGTGTATCTGGCGCACGCCATCGCGTTGGCGGCAGTCGCCGGGCTGGCAGCAATCGGGCTGGTTCCCTGGCTGGCGACAATAGCCTTCGGCGTGCTCCTGGGGCGCGCGGTGATCGGACTGCTCCCCCATAGTCTGGCGACGCCAACCGCAATTGTGGGAGTTCAGGAACTGGGATTCAGTCTGCTGACCGTTGCTGCGATCGCTGGAGGGTTTATGATAGGATGGTGA
- a CDS encoding heterodisulfide reductase-related iron-sulfur binding cluster, giving the protein MTEAIREIYWNVGETLGSLTVYGSMLIVLAVMTWGILRDVNRWRKGRPDARINNLGARVVEFLVQVFGQKKTLKDRRPGIMHALVFFGFLALFIGTDIIAVEEDFTIPLMGKDAGKILVGEFYKNYELIMDFMGLVFIVGILWMAYRRYTKHPDRLHNRRTDLWALAVLGYIGISGYFIEGLRLANQTIGGIPVITQDWAPRAFVGYGLAIIFRNIGLGDGSPVGLGLHLFFWFSHTLVTAAFLASIPFSKLQHIFYTPLNTFFRDLEPKGALTPIPNLEAEIEKDEPRLGVATLADFTWKQRLDFDACMQCGRCQSKCPAYASGSQLSPKFLITKMANLQRGEPVLLHDGSLGRAHTVLTTDQYNEAPKPVAERQPVYAKIDGDRETLPLIEHEIYTENEIWSCTTCRACMEECPAMIEHVDLIVDVRRNLTMIQSEVPSNVKRVLEGIERAGNPWRLPARERTAWTDGLDVPTMAEKESAEVLYWVGCAPAYDERSKRVARAMVQLLTRAGVDFAILGEEESCTGDPARRMGEELLFQAQAQANIETMHQYKFKKIVTTCAHCFNTLKNEYPQFGGRAGIDYEVIHHTDLLAQLVREGKLTPKRPIEQKVVYHDPCYIGRYNDIYDAPRDVLRAIPGVQLVEAPDWNRERAMCCGGGGGNVWMEGWGKRGVNAIRLEQLMQEKPETLALACPFCMVMFEDAAKNAGVDEQLARKDMAELLLESLE; this is encoded by the coding sequence ATGACCGAAGCCATTCGTGAGATTTACTGGAACGTCGGCGAGACGCTTGGCTCATTGACCGTGTACGGTTCTATGCTCATCGTCCTGGCAGTGATGACGTGGGGCATCCTGCGCGATGTCAACCGCTGGCGCAAAGGGCGGCCCGATGCGCGAATCAACAACCTTGGCGCGCGCGTGGTCGAGTTTCTCGTCCAGGTGTTTGGTCAGAAGAAGACCCTCAAAGACCGACGGCCGGGCATCATGCATGCGCTGGTGTTCTTCGGTTTTCTGGCGTTGTTCATCGGCACCGATATTATCGCCGTTGAGGAGGATTTCACCATTCCGCTGATGGGGAAGGATGCCGGGAAAATCCTGGTCGGGGAGTTCTACAAGAACTATGAACTGATCATGGATTTCATGGGGCTGGTCTTCATTGTCGGCATTCTCTGGATGGCATACCGCCGTTACACGAAGCATCCCGACCGGCTGCACAACCGGCGCACCGATCTGTGGGCGCTGGCGGTGCTGGGATATATTGGCATCAGCGGCTACTTTATCGAGGGGTTGCGCCTGGCGAATCAGACCATCGGCGGCATTCCGGTCATCACGCAGGACTGGGCGCCGCGCGCCTTCGTCGGCTATGGTCTGGCGATTATTTTCCGCAACATCGGATTAGGTGACGGCAGCCCTGTCGGTCTGGGGTTGCACCTGTTCTTCTGGTTCAGCCATACTCTGGTCACCGCCGCCTTTCTTGCATCGATCCCGTTCTCGAAACTCCAGCATATCTTCTACACGCCGCTGAATACGTTCTTCCGCGATCTGGAACCGAAAGGGGCGCTGACTCCTATTCCCAACCTGGAGGCTGAGATCGAAAAAGACGAGCCGCGCCTTGGTGTTGCGACGCTGGCGGATTTTACGTGGAAGCAACGGCTCGATTTCGATGCCTGTATGCAGTGCGGGCGCTGTCAGTCGAAATGCCCGGCGTATGCGTCGGGATCGCAACTCTCTCCGAAGTTCCTGATTACCAAGATGGCGAATCTTCAGCGCGGCGAACCGGTATTGCTCCACGACGGCAGCCTGGGGCGCGCCCATACGGTGTTGACAACCGACCAGTACAATGAGGCGCCCAAGCCGGTCGCCGAGCGCCAGCCGGTCTATGCGAAGATTGATGGCGACCGTGAGACGCTGCCGTTGATCGAACATGAAATCTATACCGAAAATGAAATCTGGTCCTGCACGACGTGCCGGGCCTGCATGGAAGAGTGCCCGGCGATGATCGAGCACGTCGATCTGATCGTTGATGTGCGCCGCAACCTGACGATGATCCAGAGCGAGGTGCCGTCGAATGTCAAGCGTGTACTGGAGGGCATCGAGCGTGCCGGCAATCCGTGGCGCCTGCCGGCGCGCGAGCGCACTGCCTGGACTGATGGACTGGATGTGCCGACCATGGCGGAAAAGGAGAGCGCTGAGGTGCTCTACTGGGTCGGCTGCGCACCCGCCTACGATGAACGCTCAAAGCGCGTCGCCCGCGCGATGGTGCAACTGCTGACGCGCGCTGGCGTCGATTTTGCGATCCTCGGCGAGGAGGAGAGTTGCACCGGCGACCCGGCGCGGCGTATGGGAGAGGAGTTGCTGTTTCAGGCGCAGGCGCAGGCGAATATCGAGACGATGCACCAGTATAAGTTCAAGAAGATCGTCACAACCTGCGCCCACTGCTTCAACACGCTCAAGAACGAGTATCCGCAGTTCGGCGGGCGCGCCGGCATCGATTACGAGGTTATTCACCATACCGATCTGCTGGCGCAACTGGTGCGCGAAGGTAAACTCACGCCGAAGCGACCGATCGAGCAGAAGGTTGTCTACCACGATCCGTGCTATATTGGCCGCTACAACGACATCTACGACGCACCACGCGATGTGCTGCGCGCCATCCCTGGCGTGCAACTTGTCGAAGCGCCCGACTGGAACCGCGAACGCGCAATGTGCTGCGGCGGCGGCGGCGGCAATGTCTGGATGGAGGGATGGGGGAAACGCGGTGTGAATGCTATCCGCCTGGAGCAGTTGATGCAGGAGAAGCCGGAAACGCTTGCGCTTGCCTGCCCCTTCTGCATGGTCATGTTCGAGGATGCGGCAAAGAACGCCGGTGTCGATGAGCAGTTGGCGCGCAAGGATATGGCGGAATTGTTGCTCGAGTCGCTGGAGTAG
- a CDS encoding LutB/LldF family L-lactate oxidation iron-sulfur protein, producing MATHTIAFVERVDGALHDPSLQTALERATTRFIGNRAKAVADVDNFEALRHQARAIRAGALARLDELLARLADNVERHGGRVCWAEDGAAARRYILDLAQQRGVRTIVKSKSMASEEIHLNEALEHAGLEVIETDLGEYIIQLAGETPSHIIAPAIHKTREQVRDLFVQHLGMEPTDDIPTMTRTARTALRQRFLQADMGISGVNFGVANEGAIVIVENEGNARLTTTAPRIHVAIMGIERICESFDDLGVLLQVLARSATGQRLSVYTSIISGPRRPHEPDGPEEFHLVLLDNRRSEIIGGKYAEALMCIRCGACLNACPVYQSIGGHAYGGVYSGPIGAILTPLLQPDLPDAHKLPHASSLCGACEWACPVKIAIPDLLLRLRADAVNNGKYEGYEPPAMFGWRQAMMNPALYRLGGKMASFGTHLLARNGQVRWLPPPLDGWTKQRDFPPFAPKTFTELWEERKKQG from the coding sequence ATGGCAACACACACGATTGCGTTTGTTGAGCGGGTTGACGGTGCGTTGCACGATCCGTCGTTGCAGACGGCGCTCGAGCGGGCGACGACGCGCTTTATCGGCAATCGCGCGAAGGCGGTTGCCGACGTTGATAACTTCGAGGCGCTGCGCCATCAGGCGCGCGCCATTCGCGCCGGGGCGCTGGCGCGCCTCGATGAACTGCTGGCGCGCCTCGCCGATAATGTCGAACGCCACGGCGGGCGCGTTTGCTGGGCGGAAGACGGCGCTGCGGCGCGCCGGTATATCCTCGACCTGGCGCAGCAGCGCGGGGTGCGCACGATCGTCAAATCGAAGTCGATGGCGTCGGAAGAGATTCACCTCAACGAAGCGCTCGAACACGCCGGGCTTGAAGTGATCGAAACCGACCTTGGCGAGTATATCATTCAACTTGCGGGAGAAACGCCGTCGCACATTATCGCTCCTGCAATCCATAAGACCCGTGAGCAGGTGCGCGATCTGTTTGTGCAGCACCTGGGCATGGAGCCAACCGACGATATTCCAACGATGACGCGCACGGCGCGCACGGCACTGCGCCAGCGCTTCCTCCAGGCGGATATGGGGATCAGCGGGGTCAACTTCGGAGTTGCCAATGAGGGCGCGATTGTGATTGTCGAAAATGAAGGCAATGCCCGCCTCACCACTACAGCGCCACGCATTCATGTTGCGATTATGGGTATCGAGCGTATCTGTGAGAGCTTCGATGACCTTGGCGTGTTGTTGCAGGTGCTGGCGCGTTCGGCAACCGGTCAGCGCCTCTCGGTCTACACTTCAATCATCAGCGGACCTCGCCGTCCTCACGAACCGGATGGACCGGAAGAGTTTCACCTGGTGCTGCTCGACAATCGCCGTTCGGAGATCATTGGTGGGAAATATGCTGAGGCGCTGATGTGCATCCGTTGCGGCGCCTGCCTGAATGCCTGTCCGGTCTATCAATCTATCGGCGGGCATGCGTATGGCGGGGTCTATTCTGGTCCGATCGGCGCTATTCTGACGCCGTTGCTGCAACCGGACCTTCCAGATGCGCACAAACTGCCGCATGCGTCGAGCCTGTGCGGCGCGTGCGAATGGGCATGTCCGGTCAAGATCGCCATCCCCGATCTGCTGCTGCGGCTGCGCGCCGATGCGGTGAACAATGGCAAGTACGAGGGATATGAACCACCCGCCATGTTCGGTTGGCGGCAGGCGATGATGAACCCGGCGCTCTATCGTCTGGGTGGCAAAATGGCATCGTTCGGGACCCATCTGCTGGCGCGGAACGGTCAGGTGCGCTGGTTGCCGCCGCCGCTCGATGGATGGACGAAGCAGCGCGATTTTCCACCATTCGCGCCGAAGACCTTTACCGAACTGTGGGAAGAGCGCAAGAAGCAGGGGTGA